One genomic window of Arachis hypogaea cultivar Tifrunner chromosome 8, arahy.Tifrunner.gnm2.J5K5, whole genome shotgun sequence includes the following:
- the LOC112707336 gene encoding universal stress protein PHOS34, protein MQHNQNVDIDHQLPEIKIHHPSAASAASTPTPTAGARRKIGVAVDLSDESAHAVRWAVHHYIRPGDAVVLLHVSPTNVLFGADWGSIDLSINTDPVSEEEAVAAANQGSGDNRRKLEDDFDAFTASKAADLARPLKEAQIPYKIHIVKDHDMKERLCLEVERLGLSAVIMGSRGFGAVRRGSDGKLGSVSDYCVHHCVCPVVVVRYPDDKDAEVAGNAAAGSGAPAAVVAVKEGEDGEAVIKPVPHEHKKED, encoded by the exons atgcaGCACAACCAAAATGTCGATATTGACCATCAGCTCCCCGAAATCAAAATCCACCACCCCTCCGCCGCATCCGCCGCATCCACCCCGACGCCCACTGCCGGCGCCCGCCGCAAGATCGGTGTAGCCGTCGACCTCTCCGATGAGAGCGCCCACGCCGTCCGCTGGGCGGTCCACCACTACATCCGCCCTGGAGACGCCGTCGTGCTCCTCCACGTCAGCCCTACCAACGTCCTATTCGGCGCCGATTGGGGCTCCATCGACCTCTCCATCAACACTGATCCTGTCTCCGAGGAGGAGGCCGTCGCTGCCGCTAACCAAGGAAGCGGAGACAATCGCCGGAAGCTTGAGGACGACTTCGACGCGTTCACGGCGTCGAAGGCAGCGGATCTGGCTCGGCCACTTAAGGAGGCTCAGATTCCTTACAAGATCCACATTGTGAAGGATCATGACATGAAGGAGAGGCTTTGTCTCGAGGTTGAGCGGTTAGGGCTCAGCGCCGTCATCATGGGAAGCAGGGGATTTGGCGCCGTCAGGCGCGGCAGCGACGGCAAGCTTGGCAGCGTCAGTGATTACTGTGTTCATCACTGTGTCTGTCCTGTCGTCGTTGTGCGGTATCCTGATGATAAAGACGCTGAGGTTGCTGGTAACGCTGCTGCTGGAAGCGGTGCTCCTGCTGCGGTTGTGGCGGTTAAGGAAGGCGAGGATGGCGAGGCGGTGATCAAGCCGGTTCCGCATGAACATAAAAAAG AGGATTAG
- the LOC112707337 gene encoding tRNA (guanine(37)-N(1))-methyltransferase 1 isoform X2 produces the protein MKTAGSIFLRTHFPTPTKLLFLPLTNPKHSLSLIPISISFTRFSSTNPNPILYGPSLHKGTAPTLQRPQNDTLLTLREDAFTRVFHLSALRVPSAHCSALETRLRGHLLNWPRVRNIARVPGDDLDPDLASLVTSGESGGGEEGHVSLQRWIYGQAEGDGDVLSPVLYREKLARTFNTRGFVKFRNLAKISRPPKRKKKKKEEEEEEEKVKVERCTGKKGFATVEVVEEDDNGGGILGNLVEEEFGREKWRGSTRLLLLDERYAGRGVQDLPEAIKAVLKEYAEKSANLTFELVRCKLTLFYDYWQMNEILEVLLPDGVVVPSAFETVGHIAHLNLREEHLPYKTLIAKVVLDKNKPKIQTVVNKIDSIHNEYMTMQLEVLAGNHSLVTTVVENGIRFQVDLATVYWSSRLATERQRLLSGFTWKDVVLEYLERNSVLNKLERKIEVFNMDGRRFIKAMYASDKAQSITQVVMNLPNEAAEFLDAFRGIYKDRPKDTECNLPTIHVYGFSKAQDPEFDFHERIRIALLEVAVDVEMRRVRLVAPGKWMLCASFVLPRSVAFANTAIDT, from the exons ATGAAGACAGCAGGGAGCATATTCCTAAGGACTCACTTCCCCACTCCAACTAAGCTCCTCTTCCTTCCTCTTACAAATCCCAAACACTCCCTCTCCCTAATTCCCATTTCCATATCCTTCACCCGCTTCTCATCCACCAATCCCAATCCAATCTTATACGGACCTTCCCTCCACAAAGGAACCGCTCCAACACTTCAACGCCCCCAAAACGATACCCTTCTCACCCTCCGTGAAGATGCCTTCACTCGCGTCTTCCACCTCTCTGCCCTCCGTGTCCCCTCCGCCCACTGCTCCGCCTTAGAGACTCGCCTCCGCGGCCACCTCCTCAACTGGCCTCGTGTTCGCAACATCGCTCGCGTCCCCGGTGATGACCTCGATCCCGACCTCGCTTCGCTAGTTACCTCCGGAGAatcaggaggaggagaagaaggacaCGTGTCGTTGCAGCGATGGATTTACGGCCAAGCCGAGGGAGACGGCGACGTTTTGAGCCCGGTTCTGTACAGAGAGAAGCTCGCAAGGACGTTCAATACGCGTGGCTTCGTGAAGTTCAGGAACCTGGCGAAGATATCGAGGCCgccgaagaggaagaagaagaagaaggaggaggaggaggaggaggagaaggtgaAAGTCGAGAGATGCACGGGGAAGAAAGGTTTTGCTACGGTGGAGGTTGTTGAAGAGGACGATAATGGAGGGGGTATTTTGGGGAATTTGGTTGAGGAAGAGTTTGGGAGGGAGAAGTGGAGGGGCTCCACGAGGTTGCTGTTGCTGGATGAACGGTATGCCGGTCGCGGCGTCCAAGACTTGCCTGAGGCTATCAAG GCCGTATTAAAGGAGTATGCCGAAAAGAGTGCAAATTTGACTTTTGAGCTAGTTAGGTGCAAATTGACTCTGTTTTATGATTATTGGCAGATGAATGAG ATCCTAGAGGTCTTGCTACCTGATGGTGTGGTTGTTCCTTCAGCTTTTGAGACCGTTGGTCACATTGCACACCTGAATTTGAGAGAGGAACATTTACCATACAAAACACTCATAGCAAAG GTTGTGCTGGATAAAAATAAGccaaagatacaaacagttgtgAACAAGATTGATTCCATTCATAATGAATACATGACCATGCAGCTTGAGGTTCTAGCAGGAAACCACTCTCTAGTTACCACAGTTGTTGAGAACGGAATACGCTTTCAGGTTGACTTAGCAACAGT ATACTGGAGTTCTAGGCTTGCAACTGAAAGACAAAGGCTTTTGAGTGGTTTTACATGGAAAGATGTTGTCT TGGAGTATCTGGAAAGAAATAGTGTTCTAAACAAACTTGAAAGGAAGATTGAG GTCTTTAACATGGATGGGAGAAGGTTCATTAAGGCTATGTATGCCAGTGATAAAGCTCAATCAATCACGCAAGTGGTTATGAACTTGCCAAATGAAGCTGCAGAATTTTTAG ATGCATTTAGGGGAATATATAAAGACAGACCCAAGGACACGGAATGCAACTTGCCAACGATCCATGTTTATGGATTCTCCAAAGCGCAAGATCCGGAATTTGATTTTCACGAG AGAATAAGAATTGCCCTGCTAGAGGTTGCAGTCGACGTAGAAATGCGACGTGTACGACTTGTGGCGCCTGGAAAATGGATGTTGTGTGCATCATTCGTTCTCCCTAGAAGTGTAGCATTTGCTAATACTGCAATTGatacttaa
- the LOC112707337 gene encoding tRNA (guanine(37)-N(1))-methyltransferase 1 isoform X1, translating into MKTAGSIFLRTHFPTPTKLLFLPLTNPKHSLSLIPISISFTRFSSTNPNPILYGPSLHKGTAPTLQRPQNDTLLTLREDAFTRVFHLSALRVPSAHCSALETRLRGHLLNWPRVRNIARVPGDDLDPDLASLVTSGESGGGEEGHVSLQRWIYGQAEGDGDVLSPVLYREKLARTFNTRGFVKFRNLAKISRPPKRKKKKKEEEEEEEKVKVERCTGKKGFATVEVVEEDDNGGGILGNLVEEEFGREKWRGSTRLLLLDERYAGRGVQDLPEAIKAVLKEYAEKSANLTFELVRCKLTLFYDYWQMNEILEVLLPDGVVVPSAFETVGHIAHLNLREEHLPYKTLIAKVVLDKNKPKIQTVVNKIDSIHNEYMTMQLEVLAGNHSLVTTVVENGIRFQVDLATVYWSSRLATERQRLLSGFTWKDVVCNVFSGVGPLAISATKIVKHVFANDLNPFAVEYLERNSVLNKLERKIEVFNMDGRRFIKAMYASDKAQSITQVVMNLPNEAAEFLDAFRGIYKDRPKDTECNLPTIHVYGFSKAQDPEFDFHERIRIALLEVAVDVEMRRVRLVAPGKWMLCASFVLPRSVAFANTAIDT; encoded by the exons ATGAAGACAGCAGGGAGCATATTCCTAAGGACTCACTTCCCCACTCCAACTAAGCTCCTCTTCCTTCCTCTTACAAATCCCAAACACTCCCTCTCCCTAATTCCCATTTCCATATCCTTCACCCGCTTCTCATCCACCAATCCCAATCCAATCTTATACGGACCTTCCCTCCACAAAGGAACCGCTCCAACACTTCAACGCCCCCAAAACGATACCCTTCTCACCCTCCGTGAAGATGCCTTCACTCGCGTCTTCCACCTCTCTGCCCTCCGTGTCCCCTCCGCCCACTGCTCCGCCTTAGAGACTCGCCTCCGCGGCCACCTCCTCAACTGGCCTCGTGTTCGCAACATCGCTCGCGTCCCCGGTGATGACCTCGATCCCGACCTCGCTTCGCTAGTTACCTCCGGAGAatcaggaggaggagaagaaggacaCGTGTCGTTGCAGCGATGGATTTACGGCCAAGCCGAGGGAGACGGCGACGTTTTGAGCCCGGTTCTGTACAGAGAGAAGCTCGCAAGGACGTTCAATACGCGTGGCTTCGTGAAGTTCAGGAACCTGGCGAAGATATCGAGGCCgccgaagaggaagaagaagaagaaggaggaggaggaggaggaggagaaggtgaAAGTCGAGAGATGCACGGGGAAGAAAGGTTTTGCTACGGTGGAGGTTGTTGAAGAGGACGATAATGGAGGGGGTATTTTGGGGAATTTGGTTGAGGAAGAGTTTGGGAGGGAGAAGTGGAGGGGCTCCACGAGGTTGCTGTTGCTGGATGAACGGTATGCCGGTCGCGGCGTCCAAGACTTGCCTGAGGCTATCAAG GCCGTATTAAAGGAGTATGCCGAAAAGAGTGCAAATTTGACTTTTGAGCTAGTTAGGTGCAAATTGACTCTGTTTTATGATTATTGGCAGATGAATGAG ATCCTAGAGGTCTTGCTACCTGATGGTGTGGTTGTTCCTTCAGCTTTTGAGACCGTTGGTCACATTGCACACCTGAATTTGAGAGAGGAACATTTACCATACAAAACACTCATAGCAAAG GTTGTGCTGGATAAAAATAAGccaaagatacaaacagttgtgAACAAGATTGATTCCATTCATAATGAATACATGACCATGCAGCTTGAGGTTCTAGCAGGAAACCACTCTCTAGTTACCACAGTTGTTGAGAACGGAATACGCTTTCAGGTTGACTTAGCAACAGT ATACTGGAGTTCTAGGCTTGCAACTGAAAGACAAAGGCTTTTGAGTGGTTTTACATGGAAAGATGTTGTCT GTAATGTTTTTTCTGGAGTTGGTCCCTTGGCCATATCTGCAACAAAGATAGTTAAGCATGTTTTCGCTAATGATTTAAACCCATTTGCAGTGGAGTATCTGGAAAGAAATAGTGTTCTAAACAAACTTGAAAGGAAGATTGAG GTCTTTAACATGGATGGGAGAAGGTTCATTAAGGCTATGTATGCCAGTGATAAAGCTCAATCAATCACGCAAGTGGTTATGAACTTGCCAAATGAAGCTGCAGAATTTTTAG ATGCATTTAGGGGAATATATAAAGACAGACCCAAGGACACGGAATGCAACTTGCCAACGATCCATGTTTATGGATTCTCCAAAGCGCAAGATCCGGAATTTGATTTTCACGAG AGAATAAGAATTGCCCTGCTAGAGGTTGCAGTCGACGTAGAAATGCGACGTGTACGACTTGTGGCGCCTGGAAAATGGATGTTGTGTGCATCATTCGTTCTCCCTAGAAGTGTAGCATTTGCTAATACTGCAATTGatacttaa